Part of the Janibacter alkaliphilus genome is shown below.
CTGCGCCGCTGCTGGGCGCGCGTCGGCGAGGTGCTGGAGGTCCCTGAGGACCGCCGCGGCGCCTGGATCCACGCGGTCACCTCCACCCGGATGCAGACCCGCACCGATCCGTGGGTCAACCTGCTGCGCAGCACCATCGCGTGCTTCGCCGCCGCTGCCGGGGGTGCCGAGGCGATCACCGTGCTGCCCTACGACAGCGCGGACGGGCTGCCCACCGGCTTCTCGCGCCGGATCGCCCGCAACACCCAGTCGTTGCTGGCCGCCGAGTCGCACGTCGCCCGGGTCGCCGACCCGGCCGGCGGCTCCTGGTACGTCGAGAGCCTCACCGACGAGCTGGCGCAGGCCGCCTGGCAGTGGTTCGGCGAGCTCGACGGCGCCGGGGGCGCGGCTCAGGGCCTCGCCTCCGGGCGCATCGCCGAGCGCCTCGCCGCCACCCGCGCCGAGCGGGACGCCGGCCTGGCCACCCGTCAGGTGCCGCTCACCGGGACCTCCACCTTCCCGCTGGCCGGCGAGGCGCCGCTGCAGCGCACCGCCCGCGTCGAGCTGCCCCGCCGCGGTCTGCCGCGGCACCGGGACAGCGAGGTCTTCGAGCGGCTGCGCGACCGCACGGCCGCCGCCGGCGGCCTTAGCGTGCCGGTGCTCGCCCTCGGCCCGGTCAAGGAGCACACCACCCGGCTGACCTGGGTGAGCAACCTGCTCGGCATCGCCGGGATCACCCCCGAGGTGATCGAGGTCGGTGACGACCCGGCCGCTGCGGCCCAGACGGTCGCCGGCGCCCCGGCCGTCATCCTGGCCACCAGCCCGAAGGGGTACGCCGCCCACGGCGCAGCCACCCTCGCCGCGCTCGCTGCGAGCGACCGACCCGGCCGGGTGCTGCTCACCGGCCGCACCCGCGAGCTGGGCGAGACCGAGGGGGCCGCGGTGGACGGCGAGCTCCGAGAGGGCATCGACGTCGTGGCCACCCTCACCGACCTGCTGGACGCGCTCGGCGCGCCGGCCTCCACGGAAGGAGCCTCGGCATGACCGCCGAGACCAGCAGCCCGCAGGGCACCGGTGCGGCCGGTGCCGACATCCCCACCTTCGACACCGTCGAGCTCGGCGAGCCCACGGTCGGCGAGCAGGCCCGGCAGACCTGGGACGAGGCCGTCGCGGGGGTCGAGGGGCTGGCCGACGGCTGGGAGACCCCCGAGCACGTCGTCGTGCCGCCGGTCTACACCGAGGAGCACACCGAGGGCCTGGACTTCCTCGGCACGGTGCCCGGCGCCGCCCCCTTCCTGCGCGGTCCCTACCCGACGATGTACGTCAACCAGCCGTGGACCGTCCGGCAGTACGCCGGCTTCTCCACCGCCGAGGAGTCCAATGCCTTCTACCGGCGCAACCTCGCCGCCGGGCAGAAGGGGCTCTCGGTCGCCTTCGACCTGGCCACCCACCGCGGCTACGACAGCGACCACCCGCGGGTCGGCGGCGACGTCGGCATGGCCGGGGTGGCGATCGACTCGATCTACGACATGCGCACGCTCTTCGACGGCATCCCGCTGGACCAGATGAGCGTGTCGATGACCATGAACGGCGCGGTGCTCCCGGTGCTCGCGCTCTACGTCGTCGCTGCCGAGGAGCAGGGGGTGAGCCCGGAGCAGCTCTCGGGGACCATCCAGAACGACATCCTCAAGGAGTTCATGGTCCGCAACACCTACATCTACCCGCCCGAGCCGTCGATGCGGATCATCTCCGACATCTTCGCCTTCACCAGCGAGCGGATGCCGCGCTTCAACTCGATCTCCATCTCCGGCTACCACATGCAGGAGGCCGGGGCGACGCAGGACCTCGAGCTGGCCTACACCCTGGCCGACGGGGTGGAGTACATCCGCGCCGGGCGGGACGCCGGGCTGGACGTCGACCGGTTCGCCCCGCGGCTGAGCTTCTTCTGGGCGATCGGCATGAACTTCTACATGGAGATCGCCAAGATGCGCGCCGCCCGGCTGCTCTGGGCGCGGCTGGTCTCGGAGAACTTCGCGCCGCAGAACGCCAAGTCGCTCTCGCTGCGCACGCACAGCCAGACCTCCGGGTGGAGCCTGACCGCCCAGGACGTCTACAACAACGTCGTGCGCACCTGCATCGAGGCGATGGCCAGCACCCAGGGCCACACCCAGAGCCTGCACACCAACGCCCTCGACGAGGCGATCGCGCTGCCCACCGACTTCAGCGCGCGGATCGCCCGGAACACCCAGCTCGTGCTGCAGCAGGAGTCCGGCACCACCCGGGTCATCGACCCCTGGGGCGGCAGCGCCTACGTCGAGCGGCTCACCCACGACCTCGCCGCCCGCGCCTGGGAGCACATCGCCGAGGTCGAGGAGGCCGGCGGCATGGCCAAGGCCATCGAGGCCGGGATCCCGAAGATGCGCATCGAGGAGGCGGCCGCGCGCACCCAGGCGCGGATCGACTCCGGCCAGCAGGCGCTCATCGGGGTCAACACCTACCCGGTCACCGACAGCTCGGCGGACGAGGCGGTGGAGATCCTCAAGGTCGACAACGCCTCGGTCCGCGCCCAGCAGATCGCCAAGCTGGAGCGGCTGCGCGAGGAGCGCGACGAGGAGGCGACCCAGGCCGCGCTGCGGGCCCTGACCGAGGGCGCGAAGGGGGACGCCAACCTCCTCGAGCTGGCCATCGACGCCGGCCGCACCAAGGCGACCGTCGGCGAGATCAGCGCCGCCCTGGAAGAGGTCTTCGGCCGCTACACCGCGCAGATCCGTACCATCTCCGGTGTGTACCGGGACGAGGCCAGGGACAGCGGACCGGTGGCCGCCGCCCAGGCGCGGGTCGAGGAGTTCGAGCAGGCCGAGGGGCGCCGGCCGCGCATCCTCGTGGCGAAGATGGGCCAGGACGGCCACGATCGCGGGCAGAAGGTCATCGCCACCGCCTTCGCCGACCTCGGCTTCGACGTCGACGTGGGCCCGCTCTTCCAGACCCCGGAGGAGGTCGCCCGTCAGGCCGTCGAGGCCGACGTGCACGTCGTCGGGGTCAGCTCGCTGGCGGCGGGGCACCTCACCCTGGTGCCGGCGCTGCGCGAGCAGCTGAACGCCCTGGGCCGCCAGGACCTCATGATCGTCGTCGGCGGGGTCATCCCGGACCAGGACTTCGAGGAGCTGCGGGCCGCCGGCGCGGACGACATCTACCCGCCGGGGACGGTCATCGCCGAGGCGGCGGTGCGGCTCGTCGACGCTCTCGCGGAGCGCGCCGCGACCGATGCCTGAGGCCGTCGCCGACCTCGCCGCCGGTGTCCGCTCGGGCTCGCGGGCGCACGTCGCCCGGGCGATCACGCTCGTGGAGTCCTCGCGCCCGGACCACCGGGAGCGGGCGGGTCGCCTGCTGGCCGAGCTCGCCGGGGACACCGGCGGCTCGGTGCGGGTCGGCATCTCCGGGATCCCAGGCGCCGGCAAGTCCACTTTCATCGACGCGCTCGGCACCCGGCTCATCGAGCAGGGGCACCGGGTCGCGGTCGTCGCGGTCGACCCGAGCAGCTCGCGCACCGGCGGCTCGGTCCTCGGCGACCGCACCCGGATGGCGGCGCTCACCGCCAGCGACGACGCCTTCGTCCGCCCTTCGCCCTCGGGGGCGCACCTCGGCGGGGTGGCCCGGGCGACCCGGGAGTCGATGCTCGTGCTCGAGGCGGCCGGCTTCGACGTGGTGCTCGTCGAGACGGTCGGGGTCGGTCAGTCCGAGGTGGCCGTGGCCGGGATGGTCGACACCTTCCTGCTGCTGGCGCTGGCCCGCGGCGGCGACCAGCTGCAGGGGATCAAGCGCGGCATCCTCGAGATGGCCGACGTCATCGCGGTGAACAAGGCCGACGGCCCGCACGAGTCGGACGCCTGGGTGGCCGCCCGGGAGCTCTCCGGCGCGATGCGGCTGATGAACCCCGACCCGGAGGCGCGCCGGCCGCCGGTGCTGACCTGCAGCGCGCAGACCGGCACCGGCCTCGACGAGGTCTGGCAGGCGGTGCTCGACCACCGCTCCTGGCTGGAGCAGGAGGGCTCGCTGCACTCGCGGCGGGCCGAGCAGCAGCGGGACTGGATGTGGGCGATGGTCGACGCCGAGCTGCGCGACCGGGTGCGCCGCGCCCCGTCGGTGCGCGCCGAGCTCGACGGGCTGGTCGCCGGCGTGCGCTCGGGGGAGACCAGCGCCGTCGAGGCGGCCCAGCGGATCCTCGTGGACTTCGCCGGGGACCTGCACGCGGACCTGCGCCAGGACCCCACCGGCCCCTGACCCCCCTTCGACAGTCCTAGGAGAGTCCGACAGGACCTCGCGCGCGCCCGGTCCTGGGCGACAGTCCTAAAACTGTCGATGGGGAAGGGGGGCGGGTCAGGTGCGCGAGCCGGAGCCGGTGCCGGTGCCGGTGTCGGCGCCTCGGCCATCGCTCGCCGTGGCACCCTCGGCGTCGTCGAGGTGCTCGGCGGGGTCGTAGCCGATCTCGCCGCGCTCGATGGCGTCGCTGCCGGCCGCCTCGGCCTCGTCCGGGATGCCGTGCACCTCGGTGACGAAGCGCAGGTTCTCCTTGCGCAGCGCGATCATCAGACCGATCCCGGCGATGAACATCAGCGTGAACATCGGCAGCCCGACCACCGTGATCACCTGCTGCAGGGCCTCCAGCCCCTGGTCGCCGGCGACGATGATGAGCACCGCGGCAAGCGCGCCCTGGGAGACGCCCCAGAAGACCCGCTGCATGACCGGGCCGGCCTCGCCGTCGCCGGTGCACAGCATGTCGACGACCAGCGCCGCGGAGTCTGCGCTGGTGGCGAAGAAGATCGCCACGATGACCACGGTCAGCCCCTGCAGCAGGGTCGTGCCGGGGAAGTTCTCGAAGAACTCGAACATCGCCAGCGGCACGCTGTCGGCGACCGCGGCCGAGATCTCGCCCCCGCCACCGCCGATGCCGTCGATGCTCATCGCCGACCAGCCGAAGGTGACGAACCACAGCAGGGTGAAGAAGGAGGGCGCGAAGAGGACGCCGAGGACGAACTCGCGGATCGTGCGCCCCTTCGAGATCCGCGCCAGGAAGATCCCCATGAAGGGCGCCCAGCTCACCGTCCACGCCCAGTAGAAGACCGTCCAGCCGCCCTGCCAGCTCCACCCCTCCTCGGTGGTGGCGTCGGCGAGCGAGTCGTTCCACAGCGCCAGCGAGGGCAGCGCGGTGAGGTAGTTGCCGAGCGTCTCGAAGACCTCACGGAAGAGGAAGAGGGTCATCCCGCCGGCGACGAAGACGAAGATCATCAGCGCCGTCGCCATGCCGATGTTGATGTTGCTCAGCAGCTTGATGCCGTTGTCCAGGCCGGCGACGATCGAGGTGACCGCCACCGCGGTGAGCACGCCGATGATGAGCACCTTGAGGGTGGTGCCGTTCTCCCAGCCGAAGAGCTCGTTCAGCCCGGCCCCGATCTGCGAGGTGCCCAGCCCGATCGAGACGGCCACGCCGAAGAGCGTGCCGAGGATCGCGGTGATGTCGATGGCCCGGCCGATCGGCCCGTAGATGCCCTCCTTGAGGAAGGGGTAGAAGACCGAGCTCACCCGCACCGGCAGCTCGTAGCGGTGGATGAAGTAGGCGAAGGCCAGGCCGGGCAGCGCGAAGATCGCCCAGGTGTGCAGCGACAGGTGGTAGAGCGCGAAGTTCATCGCGTCCACGGCGGCCTCGGCGGAGTACGGCTCGACGTCGGCCTGCGGCGGGGTGGAGAAGTGCGAGATCGGCTCGGCCACGCCCCAGAACATGAGGATGGTGCCGATACCACCGGCGAAGAGCATCGTGAACCACGAGATGAAGCTGTACTGCGGCGGGTCGTCCCGCCGGCCCAGCCGCACCTGGCCGTACGGGCCGAAGGCGACGAAGAGCAGGAAGACCAGCCAGGCGGTCACCCCGAAGATGAAGTACCAGCCGAGGTTGGTGACGATCCACTCCCGGCCGGTGCCGAAGACCTCGCTGGTCTGGGTCGGGAAGAGGAGCAGCAGGGCGAGGATGAGCACCATCAGACCGGCCGAGACGAAGAAGATCGTCGGCTGGGTGCGTAGCCCGAGGCGGCGTGCGAGGGCGTCCATGGCGTGGCGTGCCTTCCGTGTCCGGCGGTGACACGCACCGGCCAGGGGCGGGCCGCGCGGCGCGTCGTGAACCCGTCAGTCCTTTCACGAGCGGCGCCCGGGCTTCAACCGAGGACCGCGGAAGGGCGCTGATCGTGACGCTTTCGTGCTGTGGGGGACAACGGGTGTGCTGCGGCGCCCGGCGGTCCTGCTGCCGCTCCGACGCCGGTCTCAGCCCTCCGCGGGCCGTCCCGGGCGGGCCGGGGCGACGCCGACCCGCTTCGCCACCTCGACGAGCACGAGGGTCATCCCGGCGGTCGCGACCAGGCTGATCAGCGACGCCGCCGCGTTGCCGCTGGTCTCCCCGGTGACGTAGGCGCTCTCCAGGCCGCCGAGCAGCAGCAGGCCCACGGTGATGACGAGGTTGTTCACCACGTGCAGGGCGGTCGCCGCCTCGATCCCGCCGGTGCGCCAGGTGAGGTAGCAGGTGGCGGCGGCCATCCCGCCCAGGTCGATCAGCGTCCAGGGGTCGGGGGAGCCGTGCGCGGCCGCGAAGAGGCCGGTGGACAGCACGGTGCCGACGACGATGGCCACCACCGGGTTGCGGATCCACGCACCCACCCCCTGCAGCAGCGCCCCGCGGAAGGCGACCTCCTCGCCGGCGGCCTGCAGCGGCGTCGTCAGGAGGGTGATGACCAGCAGCCACCCGAGGTGCTCGGGCCGGCTGCTCGTCTCACCACCGCCGAGCAGCCAGGCCATCGCCAGGTAGCCGCCCCACAGCAGCAGCGTGACCAGCCCGGCCTGCGCCAGCCAGCGCCAGCGCAGCCGTCCGGTCACCGACCAGATCCGGCCCGCGGGTCGCCAGTGCCCGACGCGGGTGGCCAGCAGCACCGCGGGGATGAGCGCGGCCAGGGTGAGGTTGTTGAAGAGCATCGTCCGGGGGTCGAGCAGGTCGACGTCCTCGATGCCCTCGATGGACATCATGTCCGGGTCGGCGATCAGCCAGGCGGCGCCGATGATGCAGGAGAACGCGAGGTAGCTGCCGATCCCGACGGCCAGCGCGAGGAAGGGCCGCCACCAGCGGTAGCCGCTGGTGCGCATCTGGTGCACGTAGGGGCGGGGTGTCCCGTCGTCGGGCAGGGGCGCCCAGCCGCTCGGCCCGGGCGAGACCATCGGCGGCGGGGGAGCGGGCATGCCCGGCGGCACGGGGGTGGCCGGCCAGGAGGACGGCACGGCGGCTGTCCCGGGAGGCGCGGGCGTGGCGGGCCGCGCCTCGGGGCGCTGCGCCGCCCGGGCGCCGGCGGCCCGGGCCAGCCCGGTGACGAGCAGGTGCGGCCCCTCGGTGGCAGTGAGGGCAGCCCCGGTGAGCCGGGCGAAGGGGTGTCCCTCCAGCCCGAGCACGGGCGCGGCGTCGACCGTGCCCTCCAGCCGCCACCGGCTGCCCGGCGCCCGGGTCAGCTCCTCGCCGCGGCCACCGACCTCCGGGCCGGCGAGGCTGCCGAGCAACGGGATGCCCAGGTGCAGGGCGTCGCCGATGGTCGCGTCGTGCACCTCGGCCGGCTCGCCCGGCGGCGGCGCCATCAGCCAGACCCCGTCGACCTCCGCGCCCAGCCGGACCCCGGCGATCGCGGGCTGCAGCAGCGCCCCGGGAGCGGCGTCCTGCAGCGCCTGCCAGGCCCGGGAGGCGGGCCCGGTCGGCCAGGCGGCGGACCCGACGAGCAGGATCAGGGGTGCCGGAGCCATGGGCGGCAGCCTAAGTGACCCCCAACCGGCAGTAGCGACGCCGTCCTCGTTCCAAACTAGGAGAGTCGCTCTGATAGCCAGTTGGGGGGAGGTTGAGATCCGTGAGCTGAACTCCACTTCTCGTCGTGTTCAACGACTAACCTATCCCTGTGAGCCAGCCGACTGATACGCGCGTTCGTCTAGACCGCCTCGCCGATGACCTCTCGCCCAACGGGCAGGTGCAAACCACCACCTTTCACAAGGCGATGGATGGGATCGAGGTGCCCAAGTCTCTGCCTGACTGGTACGTCTATCCCAACCTTGCCCTGGACGGGGAAATATTGCGTGGCCGTGTACTCCTGGTGGACGCGGCAGGAGCGGTCGGCAAGAGCGCAGCGGCCACAGCGTTTTCGGCCATCCTGGGGTGGCCACTCGTTCACACAGAACGTGCGCAAGTAGGGTCCTTCTCGCTGAGTGGAATAATTCAAGAGTCAATGGGGATCGACAGTGACTTTCTCGCGCGAGTGAGCTCGGGCACCTCCGGGTTGGTTATTGACGCCTTGGATGAAGCTCTGATGAGAGCTGGCTCAGATAACTTCTTTGCCTACATGGACAACATTGCGAGCGTGGCGGCCAGCATTCGATCCGAAAAGCCGGGCATCATCCTTCTTTCCCGCACCGAAACGGCTGACCTTGTTGCCGATCACTTGAGTGAGAAGGATGTCGCCTTCATTCGATCGAGATTGGACTTCTTTGGCAAGGCGGAGGCGGAGCAGTACGTGCGGAAGTACATGCGCAGACGCCACTCAGAAACTTCAGACGCTAAGTACAACGCCGCCATGTCTCATCCTGCGATATTCGATAAGCTGTTGCGCAAGCGCATGGTAGGTTTGGGCAAGCTGGTTGCCCCGAACTCGGATATTCGGCAGGAATGGAGGGACTTCGAGGACTTTCTTGGGTACGCTCCGGTTTTGGACGCAGTTGCTGAGTCGGTTGCTGTGACTAATCCTGCCCTCGAACTCTCGGCCGGATCGAACGGGTCCAGTTCGCAGTTCCTGCGCAAAGTTCTGAGCGACATACTTGTCCGAGAGCAGTCCAAAGTGGAGTCGGGCCTCATCGAGAAGTTGCGAGTGACGCTTTCGCCGGGTCTCGACATGGCATCCGTTGAGAACCTGTACTCCCCGGATGAGCAAGTCTCACGCCTGGCCGCTCGAGCGGCCGGCGTTGAGGTCAGCGTGGAGCTCCCGGCGTCCCTGCCTTCAGAGCTAGGGGCGACCTACCGCGACGCCGTTGAGATGTTCCTTTCCGACCACCCCTTCATGCGCGGCAAAGACTTCGCCTCGGTTGTCTTTGCTGACTACGTTATCGCGTGTGCAGAGAGTCCGGCTGCGCTCGTGTCCGTTGACAGGCAGAGCGCATCCCCTCGGGTGGGTCCGTTCTACTGCAGGTTCTTGGCGCCTGCGGAAGCTGATACGCACACCAGCATCGACGAGAAGGTCATCGCGAGGCTCCTTGCATCTTGGAGGGCGGAGTCTGACGTCGTTCAGGCTCAGGGTTTCGCGATTTTCTCTGCGGGGGACGGGGAGTGTCGCTTGACACTGGTCAGAGGTGATATGGCTCATGGCGACCGAGGGGGTTTCGCAGCCGATCCGCTCGAGTTCCGCGTCTCGAACTTTTCCAGTCTTCTGGAGTTAAAGTCCCCTATCGCTAACATATCCGTGGTCGGAAACATGGGAGTGCACTTCTCCTCTGATTCGGAGGAGTTGATTCTAGGTGACCACGTGGTGGTCGTCGTCGATGAGGTGGAGGTTGACGCGAAGTCGATCAGGGTTGCGTCCAATGACGAAGCGCCGGCCATTTTAGTGGCCTTCTCAGAGTTGAAGGCTAATCGCCTTGAGAGAGTCGGCGGTTCTGAAGCGCTGAAGATTTCTTCTCCTGATTCGCCTGGCAGGCTACGGTCATACACCTTCGAAGTCGAGTCAGGCCACAGGATGGTCACGTACTCACAGTATGTAGACTTGAGGGCGATATTGCTTTCATTCGGCAGGTCGGCCGCAGGAGATCCTGCCGTCTACTACGAGAAAATCGACCAGGCGATCGTGAAAGACAACTCTAGTCGGCGCGCGCTCTTCCAGTATCTCGTGGATCGGGGAGTAATCTATCGTGATGAGCAGTTGTACCGACTGCGCCGCGATAGTCTCTCAGCCCTGGGTTTCGGGGTTTCGGAAATCTACCGTGGAGAGCCAGGTCCTGCGGTCCTTGAGTTCTTGGCTGGGATTCCGGGCAACGCCGAGTAGGCCGCGCGGGGGCCTGGGCCAAACCGCTGGCACTGGCCCCTATCACTGCTCGAGGAGCAGTGATAGGGGCCAGGCGCGAGGCAGCCTAGGTCAGCGGGATTCGCCAGATGATGGACCCCTGCCGTAGGATTGAGCGTCGGTCACGTGTGCCTGCCCTCGTCGGCGGTGCGCGTGGACGATCCCGGTCGTCCTCACCCAGAGGATGACCATCCGACGGATTGAGAGGGTATGGCCAAGAAGGACGGTGTCATCGAGGTCGAGGGCACGATCATCGAAGCACTCCCGAACGCGATGTTCCGGGTGGAGCTGACGAACGGTCACAAGGTCCTCGCCCACATCTCGGGCAAGATGCGGCAGCACTACATCCGCATCCTCCCCGAGGACAAGGTCGTGGTGGAGCTCAGCCCCTACGACCTGACCCGCGGCCGCATCGTCTTCCGCTACCGCTGAGCGGGGCGGGTGGACGGCCCGGCCGCACCCCTTCGTCAGCACCTGCACGACCGCACGACCCGGTGCCGCTCCCGGCTCCGGGACAGATCGATGAAAGATGCCAAGGCATGAAGGTTCAGCCGAGCGTCAAGAAGATCTGCGACAACTGCAAGGTGATCCGCCGCAACGGTCGGGTCATGGTGATCTGCAGCAACCCGCGCCACAAGCAGCGCCAGGGTTGAGCGCAGGCCGCCACGGCCCCCGCGGAGGGTGACCAGGCAGCTCGCCTGATCGTCCCGACGACGCACGACAACTGCACACGCACGCAGCACCCGGCCCCTGAAGAAGGCGCCACCGGAGCCCCGCTCCGGTCCGCCGGATCGACGGGAGGCATCGCCTCCCGCAGGACGTCACCCTCGGCCCGGAGGCCGAGGACCGGGAACCCCGCGCTCATGGCGGGGAGCCATCCCCGGACCGGTGCTGCTCCAGACCTCCGGAAGAACAGAGAAGGACAACCACACGATGGCACGTCTTGTCGGAGTGGACCTGCCGCGCGAGAAGCGCGTCGAGGTCGCACTCACCTACATCTTCGGTGTCGGGCGGACCACCGCTCAGAAGGCCCTCGCGGCCACCGGCATCGACCCGAGCACCCGGGTCAAGGACCTCGGCGACGACCAGCTCGTCGCGCTGCGCGACCACCTCGAGGCGAACGTCCAGATCGAGGGTGACCTGCGTCGCGAGGTCGCCGCCGACATCCGCCGCAAGGTGGAGATCGGCACCTACGAGGGCCTGCGTCACCGGCGCGGCCTGCCCGTGCGTGGCCAGCGCACCAAGACCAACGCGCGCACCCGCAAGGGCCCGAAGCGCACCGTCGCCGGCAAGAAGAAGGTGGGTAAGTAATGCCTCCCAAGTCCCGTACCGGCGCCAAGTCGCGCCGCAAGATCAAGAAGAACGTGTCCGTGGGCCAGGCCCACATCAAGAGCACGTTCAACAACACGATCATCTCGATCACCGACCCCACCGGTGCGGTGATCTCGTGGGCCTCGGCCGGCCAGGTCGGCTTCAAGGGCTCGCGCAAGTCCACCCCGTACGCGGCGCAGATGGCTGCCGAGGCGGCCGCCCGCCGGGCCATGGAGCACGGCATGAAGAAGGTCGACGTCTTCGTCAAGGGCCCGGGCTCCGGTCGTGAGACCGCGATCCGCTCCCTGACCGCCACCGGCCTCGAGGTCGGCGCGATCCAGGACGTCACGCCCTCGCCGCACAACGGTGTCCGCCCGCCCAAGCGCCGGCGCGTCTGAGAATCGGGAGAGATAGCACATGGCTCGTTACACCGGCCCCATCACCAAGAAGTCCCGACGTCTCAAGACCGACCTCGTCGGCGGCGACAAGAACTTCGAGCTCCGTCCCTTCCCGCCCGGCCAGCACGGCCGCCGGCGGATCCAGGAGAAGGAGTACCTGACCCAGCTGCAGGAGAAGCAGAAGGCCCGCTTCACCTACGGCGTCATGGAGAAGCAGTTCGTCCGGTACTACAAGGAGGCGGCCAACCGCCCCGGCAAGACCGGCTCGAACCTGCTGACGATCCTCGAGTCCCGGCTCGACAACGTCGTCTACCGCGCGGGCCTGGCCCGCACCCGTCGGCACGCCCGTCAGCTCGTCACCCACGGCCACTTCGAGGTCAACGGTCGACGCACCGACGTGCCCAGCCAGCGGGTCGAGCAGTACGACATCGTCACCGTGCGCAAGCAGTCCGTCGAGAGCTTCCCCTTCCAGCTGGCCCGCGAGACCTTCGGCGAGCGGCCCGTCCCGGCGTGGCTGCACGTCGTCCCGGGCAGCC
Proteins encoded:
- the meaB gene encoding methylmalonyl Co-A mutase-associated GTPase MeaB; the encoded protein is MPEAVADLAAGVRSGSRAHVARAITLVESSRPDHRERAGRLLAELAGDTGGSVRVGISGIPGAGKSTFIDALGTRLIEQGHRVAVVAVDPSSSRTGGSVLGDRTRMAALTASDDAFVRPSPSGAHLGGVARATRESMLVLEAAGFDVVLVETVGVGQSEVAVAGMVDTFLLLALARGGDQLQGIKRGILEMADVIAVNKADGPHESDAWVAARELSGAMRLMNPDPEARRPPVLTCSAQTGTGLDEVWQAVLDHRSWLEQEGSLHSRRAEQQRDWMWAMVDAELRDRVRRAPSVRAELDGLVAGVRSGETSAVEAAQRILVDFAGDLHADLRQDPTGP
- the infA gene encoding translation initiation factor IF-1 translates to MAKKDGVIEVEGTIIEALPNAMFRVELTNGHKVLAHISGKMRQHYIRILPEDKVVVELSPYDLTRGRIVFRYR
- the scpA gene encoding methylmalonyl-CoA mutase, which codes for MTAETSSPQGTGAAGADIPTFDTVELGEPTVGEQARQTWDEAVAGVEGLADGWETPEHVVVPPVYTEEHTEGLDFLGTVPGAAPFLRGPYPTMYVNQPWTVRQYAGFSTAEESNAFYRRNLAAGQKGLSVAFDLATHRGYDSDHPRVGGDVGMAGVAIDSIYDMRTLFDGIPLDQMSVSMTMNGAVLPVLALYVVAAEEQGVSPEQLSGTIQNDILKEFMVRNTYIYPPEPSMRIISDIFAFTSERMPRFNSISISGYHMQEAGATQDLELAYTLADGVEYIRAGRDAGLDVDRFAPRLSFFWAIGMNFYMEIAKMRAARLLWARLVSENFAPQNAKSLSLRTHSQTSGWSLTAQDVYNNVVRTCIEAMASTQGHTQSLHTNALDEAIALPTDFSARIARNTQLVLQQESGTTRVIDPWGGSAYVERLTHDLAARAWEHIAEVEEAGGMAKAIEAGIPKMRIEEAAARTQARIDSGQQALIGVNTYPVTDSSADEAVEILKVDNASVRAQQIAKLERLREERDEEATQAALRALTEGAKGDANLLELAIDAGRTKATVGEISAALEEVFGRYTAQIRTISGVYRDEARDSGPVAAAQARVEEFEQAEGRRPRILVAKMGQDGHDRGQKVIATAFADLGFDVDVGPLFQTPEEVARQAVEADVHVVGVSSLAAGHLTLVPALREQLNALGRQDLMIVVGGVIPDQDFEELRAAGADDIYPPGTVIAEAAVRLVDALAERAATDA
- the rpsM gene encoding 30S ribosomal protein S13, which codes for MARLVGVDLPREKRVEVALTYIFGVGRTTAQKALAATGIDPSTRVKDLGDDQLVALRDHLEANVQIEGDLRREVAADIRRKVEIGTYEGLRHRRGLPVRGQRTKTNARTRKGPKRTVAGKKKVGK
- a CDS encoding CPBP family intramembrane glutamic endopeptidase, coding for MAPAPLILLVGSAAWPTGPASRAWQALQDAAPGALLQPAIAGVRLGAEVDGVWLMAPPPGEPAEVHDATIGDALHLGIPLLGSLAGPEVGGRGEELTRAPGSRWRLEGTVDAAPVLGLEGHPFARLTGAALTATEGPHLLVTGLARAAGARAAQRPEARPATPAPPGTAAVPSSWPATPVPPGMPAPPPPMVSPGPSGWAPLPDDGTPRPYVHQMRTSGYRWWRPFLALAVGIGSYLAFSCIIGAAWLIADPDMMSIEGIEDVDLLDPRTMLFNNLTLAALIPAVLLATRVGHWRPAGRIWSVTGRLRWRWLAQAGLVTLLLWGGYLAMAWLLGGGETSSRPEHLGWLLVITLLTTPLQAAGEEVAFRGALLQGVGAWIRNPVVAIVVGTVLSTGLFAAAHGSPDPWTLIDLGGMAAATCYLTWRTGGIEAATALHVVNNLVITVGLLLLGGLESAYVTGETSGNAAASLISLVATAGMTLVLVEVAKRVGVAPARPGRPAEG
- a CDS encoding BCCT family transporter gives rise to the protein MDALARRLGLRTQPTIFFVSAGLMVLILALLLLFPTQTSEVFGTGREWIVTNLGWYFIFGVTAWLVFLLFVAFGPYGQVRLGRRDDPPQYSFISWFTMLFAGGIGTILMFWGVAEPISHFSTPPQADVEPYSAEAAVDAMNFALYHLSLHTWAIFALPGLAFAYFIHRYELPVRVSSVFYPFLKEGIYGPIGRAIDITAILGTLFGVAVSIGLGTSQIGAGLNELFGWENGTTLKVLIIGVLTAVAVTSIVAGLDNGIKLLSNINIGMATALMIFVFVAGGMTLFLFREVFETLGNYLTALPSLALWNDSLADATTEEGWSWQGGWTVFYWAWTVSWAPFMGIFLARISKGRTIREFVLGVLFAPSFFTLLWFVTFGWSAMSIDGIGGGGGEISAAVADSVPLAMFEFFENFPGTTLLQGLTVVIVAIFFATSADSAALVVDMLCTGDGEAGPVMQRVFWGVSQGALAAVLIIVAGDQGLEALQQVITVVGLPMFTLMFIAGIGLMIALRKENLRFVTEVHGIPDEAEAAGSDAIERGEIGYDPAEHLDDAEGATASDGRGADTGTGTGSGSRT
- a CDS encoding methylmalonyl-CoA mutase subunit beta gives rise to the protein MTVSPDRTETMALASSFPERSPADWRDLAAGVVNKSRAEGEQLDGDAAVAHLRSTLPGDIQLDPVYWRPEQPTALGLPGSMPFTRGLGPRHPDQAWDVRQLHDDPDPTTSRRAVLDDLEHGVTSVWVHVGADGIAPGDVAEVLADVMLDLAPVVVSSLDDQPAAAAALTAVWDASEVDDASIGGSLGHDPIGAAAALGTTPDLAPLADAVRSCTDRWTGARAITVDTRVHHDAGATDQDEIALALVTGLDYVRHLTGEGVPAGEAFARIDFRVAATADQFATIAKLRALRRCWARVGEVLEVPEDRRGAWIHAVTSTRMQTRTDPWVNLLRSTIACFAAAAGGAEAITVLPYDSADGLPTGFSRRIARNTQSLLAAESHVARVADPAGGSWYVESLTDELAQAAWQWFGELDGAGGAAQGLASGRIAERLAATRAERDAGLATRQVPLTGTSTFPLAGEAPLQRTARVELPRRGLPRHRDSEVFERLRDRTAAAGGLSVPVLALGPVKEHTTRLTWVSNLLGIAGITPEVIEVGDDPAAAAQTVAGAPAVILATSPKGYAAHGAATLAALAASDRPGRVLLTGRTRELGETEGAAVDGELREGIDVVATLTDLLDALGAPASTEGASA
- the rpmJ gene encoding 50S ribosomal protein L36; protein product: MKVQPSVKKICDNCKVIRRNGRVMVICSNPRHKQRQG